TCGACGGCGAGCTGCACGTCGGCGACGGAGGTCATGCGCTCCAGTCTAGGTGCGGGTCCTCGGGCGTCCTGCCCGCCAGGGCGAGCACCCAGCGACGTCGGCGAGGATCGGCGAGTGACGACCGACGCCCCCGCCACCACCGCATCCGACCCCGCGAGCGACGCCGCCTTCCCGCGACCCGACGACGCCGATCCGCGGCGCCCCGTGCCGGCCTGGCGCGCACGCCTGCAGGGCGTCGTCGAGCACCGCTGGTTCCAGCGCAGCATCATCACGCTCATCGTCGTCAACGCCATCCTCATCGGCGTCGAGACGTATCCGGGCATGCACGGCATCGGCGGCGGCATCCTCTACGTCGTCGACGCGATCATCCTCACGGTGTTCACGATCGAGGTCGTGCTGCGCATCTCGGCGTACGGCTGGCGCTTCTTCACGAACGGCTGGAACCTCTTCGACCTGTTCGTCGTCGCCGTCTCGTACGTGCCGTCGGGCGGGGCGCTGCAGGTGCTGCGCGTGCTCCGCGTGCTGCGCGTCCTGCGGCTGCTGTCGCAGGTGCCGTCGCTGCGCCGCGTCGTCGGCGCGCTCGGCTCGGCGATCCCCGGCATCTCCGCCATCGGCGGCCTGCTCGTCATCATCATGTACGTCTACGTCGTCGCCTGCACCATGCTCTTCGGCGACATCGCGCCCGAGCTCTTCGGCGACCTCGGCGCATCCACCGTCTCGCTCTTCCGCCTGCTGAACGGCGACGGCTGGGGTGAGATCGTGCCGCCGCTGCAGGCCGAGCTGCCGTGGGCGTGGCCGTTCATGATGGGCTACGGCCTCATCTCGACCTTCGTGATCCTCAACCTCTTCATCGCCGTCACGTGCGAGGCGCTCGAGAACCAGAAGGAGGAGGAGACGCAGCTCACGATCAAGGAGCAGCAGCTCATGGACGAGGTGCTCGAGCTGAAGGCGATGGTGCGGTCGATCGCCGAGGAGCGGCGCGGGGCATGAGGGACTCCGAGAAGGCCGCCTGGCGCTTCCTCGGGTTCGCGGCGCTCTTCGTCGTCGTCGCCGTCGGCGTGCTGGTGCTCGGCACGGCGCTCTTCCCTGGGCAGGGCTGGGTGCCCGGGCTCGTCGGCGCGGGGTCCGTCGGGGTGCTCGTCGTCATCTCGCGTCGCGGCCGCCGAGACGGCGACTCCGTGCTCTAGCGAGCCCCCTGGCCTCAGTCGGGCTGACGGGTCGCGCGGATGCGGCGCAGGCGGGTCGTGGCGCTGAGGATCATCGCGACCGGCGCGCCGAGCATCAACCAGCGCCACGCGTCGCCGGTGCTGGTCGCCAGCGCGACCACCATGAGGGCAGCGAGGATGAGCGCGATGCCGATCACGGCGAACTGCGCGCGCTCCTGGGTCTGGATGGGCTCGTCCATGTCCCCCATCCTCGCGCATGCGACACCGTGCGCCAGCCCCTTGTGCGCATCGGCGGATGCGCCCGGCGAGCCGGGAATGCAGCGTCCGCCCACGGCGCATCGCACTTTCAGGACTCGGTGCAGGAACGTCCTTAAGATCGGCAGGTGACCAGCGCCACCGCAGCATCCGACTCCCCCGCGACCGCATCCGACGACCTGCCGCCCGGCGGACCCACGATCCAGCAGCGTCGCCGCTCGATGCTCGCGTCGGCGGTCGGCAACGGCCTCGAGTGGTTCGACTGGAACATCGCCGTCGTGTTCTCAGGCGCGCTGAGCAGCGCGCTCTTCGACCCGGCCGACCCGACGAGCGCGCTGCTGTCGCTGTTCGCGGTGCTAGGCGTCGGCTTCCTCTTCCGCCCGCTCGGCGGCATCCTGTCGGGCTGGCTCGCCGACCGTTGGGGCCGCCGCACCGTCATGGTGGCGACGATGCTCACGATGAGCGCCGCGTCGCTCGGCATCGCGCTGCTGCCGACGTTCGAGCAGGCGGGCGTGCTCGCGTCGGTCCTGCTGCTGATCGCACGCCTCGCGCAGGGCCTCGCGCACGGCGCGGAGTCGACGGCCGGCTACGCGTACATCGCCGAGATCGCGCCGCGTCGCCGACGTGGTCTCTGGTCGTCGACGCTCGCGATGGGCGTGCTCGTGGGGTCGATCCTCGCGTCGGCGATGGGCTTCGGCCTCAACACCGCGCTCGGCGTGGATGCCGTGGCCGAGTGGGCGTGGCGCATTCCGTTCGCGTTCGGCGCCGTGCTCGCGATCGTGGCGCTCGTGCTGCGCGTCGCGATGATCGAGTCCGACGTGCTGCGCACGGCGCAGGCGGAGGGCGAGGTCGGCGCCGAGGCGTCGTCGCCTGCCACTGCCGCCGACCGCGGCGACGCCGTGCGCTCGGGCGTGAAGGTGTTCTTCTTCGTCGCGCTCATCTCGATCGCGTTCTACACGTGGCTCACGTCGGCGTCGTCGCTCGCGACGGCGCAGCACGGCATGGAGCCGTCGGCGGCCTTCGCGTCGAGCCTCGTCGCGCAGCTCGTGTGCGTCGCGGTCATGCCGTTCGCCGGCATCCTCTCCGATCGCATCGGCCGACGCCCCGTCGCGCTCA
The sequence above is a segment of the Agrococcus jejuensis genome. Coding sequences within it:
- a CDS encoding MFS transporter, with protein sequence MTSATAASDSPATASDDLPPGGPTIQQRRRSMLASAVGNGLEWFDWNIAVVFSGALSSALFDPADPTSALLSLFAVLGVGFLFRPLGGILSGWLADRWGRRTVMVATMLTMSAASLGIALLPTFEQAGVLASVLLLIARLAQGLAHGAESTAGYAYIAEIAPRRRRGLWSSTLAMGVLVGSILASAMGFGLNTALGVDAVAEWAWRIPFAFGAVLAIVALVLRVAMIESDVLRTAQAEGEVGAEASSPATAADRGDAVRSGVKVFFFVALISIAFYTWLTSASSLATAQHGMEPSAAFASSLVAQLVCVAVMPFAGILSDRIGRRPVALIFTGGFALLTAPLTLLISSEAWTLLVAQTVALVLVACGNGIYSALLSEQFRTRHRARGIGIANSLSVAIFGGTALYVNLWLSSIGASWLFIVYVSLVAVAASIAVLRMRETKGVDLTA
- a CDS encoding ion transporter, producing MTTDAPATTASDPASDAAFPRPDDADPRRPVPAWRARLQGVVEHRWFQRSIITLIVVNAILIGVETYPGMHGIGGGILYVVDAIILTVFTIEVVLRISAYGWRFFTNGWNLFDLFVVAVSYVPSGGALQVLRVLRVLRVLRLLSQVPSLRRVVGALGSAIPGISAIGGLLVIIMYVYVVACTMLFGDIAPELFGDLGASTVSLFRLLNGDGWGEIVPPLQAELPWAWPFMMGYGLISTFVILNLFIAVTCEALENQKEEETQLTIKEQQLMDEVLELKAMVRSIAEERRGA